From the genome of Methylomonas sp. UP202, one region includes:
- a CDS encoding ArsC family reductase, which translates to MLVLYGIKNCDTVKKARACLDGRGVNYRFHDFRVDGLDEVMLRRFVADAGWNTVLNQRSTSWRSLSDAQKADLDETKAVALMLELPTLIKRPILDDGQQLIVGFAADRYPSAS; encoded by the coding sequence ATGCTCGTGCTTTACGGAATCAAAAACTGCGATACCGTCAAGAAGGCGCGCGCCTGTCTGGACGGACGCGGCGTGAATTACCGCTTCCACGATTTCCGAGTTGACGGCTTGGATGAAGTCATGCTGCGACGCTTTGTCGCCGACGCCGGCTGGAACACGGTGTTGAATCAGCGCAGCACCAGCTGGCGCTCGTTGAGCGACGCGCAAAAAGCCGATCTGGACGAAACCAAGGCCGTGGCGCTGATGCTGGAATTGCCGACGCTAATCAAGCGGCCGATACTCGACGACGGGCAACAATTGATCGTCGGCTTCGCCGCCGATCGTTATCCAAGCGCATCATGA